In one Xyrauchen texanus isolate HMW12.3.18 chromosome 18, RBS_HiC_50CHRs, whole genome shotgun sequence genomic region, the following are encoded:
- the LOC127658834 gene encoding uncharacterized protein LOC127658834, whose protein sequence is MDSYIINMSSLAFAILNGPVSGATILMNMFFVYCLSYPQTGPDNSIKPPLNVLLGSLIGCSLTLNVFNLLFVSFDSFYPKQWMYTIASAVKMYATRTSFTTSLGMNIFYYFQIVPVRLPFLVWVKTHIKHFTYSGLFCDRIFFLFEFFLQVTHPWKEAISKVDLNSTCIHENIIKGNIDVQYNLSMAHFWLRCGYFFLCLVIMLASTITTILYLQIHTKNMEENTSPLSALKQQRQMRVTIMGIIKMVLYFLSSVWLMIEDLMIYYFGICFDQKNHVGGSVAALYSLGSAIILCVGQSTFRLRVIDIGKNSWKP, encoded by the coding sequence ATGGATTCCTACATTATTAACATGAGCTCATTGGCATTTGCTATACTGAATGGGCCTGTTTCTGGTGCCACTATTCtgatgaacatgttttttgtGTACTGTTTGTCTTATCCACAGACAGGACCAGACAACAGCATAAAACCACCTCTTAATGTTTTACTGGGATCACTTATTGGGTGCAGCCTCACTCTTAATGTTTTTAACCTGTTATTCGTGTCATTTGACAGTTTTTATCCCAAACAATGGATGTACACGATTGCATCAGCAGTTAAAATGTATGCCACAAGGACCAGTTTTACCACCTCTCTTGGAATGAATATATTTTACTACTTTCAGATTGTTCCTGTCCGGCTGCCTTTTTTGGTCTGGGTGAAGACGCACATCAAGCATTTTACGTACTCGGGATTGTTTTGTGACAGAATCTTCTTTTTATTTGAATTCTTTCTCCAAGTTACGCACCCATGGAAAGAGGCTATTTCTAAAGTGGACTTGAATTCAACCTGTATTCATGAGAACATCATTAAAGGAAATATAGATGTACAATATAACCTATCAATGGCACACTTTTGGCTTAGATGCGGTTATTTTTTCCTTTGTCTTGTCATTATGCTGGCATCAACCATTACAACCATTCTCTACCTGCAGATTCACACGAAGAACATGGAGGAGAATACCAGCCCTTTATCTGCCCTTAAACAGCAGAGGCAGATGAGAGTGACCATCATGGGCATCATAAAGATGGTCCTCTACTTTCTCTCTTCAGTGTGGCTCATGATAGAAGATCTCATGATTTATTATTTTGGCATATGTTTTGATCAGAAAAACCATGTAGGTGGCTCTGTTGCAGCACTATACTCTCTTGGATCAGCCATCATTTTATGTGTTGGTCAGTCAACATTCCGGCTTAGGGTGATAGATATTGGGAAAAACTCCTGGAAACCTTGA